The proteins below are encoded in one region of Zootoca vivipara chromosome 10, rZooViv1.1, whole genome shotgun sequence:
- the ADSL gene encoding adenylosuccinate lyase, producing MAEEDPFCRYRSPLVSRYASPDMAFNFSERKKFSTWRRLWLYLAKAEKSLGLPITDEQIQEMEAKLDSIDFKMAAEEEKRLRHDVMAHVHTFAHCCPKAAGIIHLGATSCYVGDNTDLIVLRDGFNLLLPKLARVISRLADFAEKYADLPTLGFTHYQPAQLTTVGKRCCLWIQDLCMDLHNLERARNELRFRGVKGTTGTQASFLQLFEGDHEKVEELDRLVTAMAGFKRAYIVTGQTYSRKVDIEVLSVLASLGASVHKICTDIRLLANLKELEEPFEKDQIGSSAMAYKRNPMRSERCCSLARHLMILIQDPLQTASVQWFERTLDDSANRRVCLPEAFLTADIILSTLQNISEGLVVYPKVIARRIQQELPFMCTENIIMAMVKAGGNRQDCHEKIRVLSQQAAAVVKQEGGDNDLIERIRADPYFSPIHGELESLLEPKSFTGRASQQVARFLKEEVHPMLTPYKSKMDVTMELSL from the exons ATGGCCGAGGAGGATCCTTTCTGCCGCTACCGCTCCCCTCTCGTCTCGCGCTACGCCAGCCCCGACATGGCTTTTAACTTCAGCGAGAGGAAGAAGTTCAGCACCTGGCGGCGCCTCTGGCTTTACTTGGCCAAGGCTGAGAAG TCACTGGGTCTACCTATTACAGATGAGCAAATACaggaaatggaagcaaaactaGACAGCATAGATTTCAAGATggcagctgaggaggagaagCGGTTACGTCATGATGTAATGGCCCATGTGCATACATTTGCCCACTGTTGTCCAAAGGCTGCAGGAATAATTCACCTTGGAGCAACTTCCTGCTACGTGGGAGATAATACG GACTTGATAGTTCTCCGGGATGGATTCAACCTGCTTCTTCCCAAG CTTGCCAGGGTGATCAGCCGTCTTGCAGACTTTGCTGAGAAGTATGCTGACTTGCCCACCTTGGGCTTCACTCACTACCA GCCTGCCCAGCTGACTACTGTGGGTAAACGCTGTTGTCTGTGGATCCAAGATCTCTGCATGGACCTCCACAATCTTGAGCGGGCACGAAATGAGCTGAGATTTCGTGGTGTGAAAGGCACCACTGGTACACAGGCCAGCTTCTTGCAGCTCTTTGAAGGAGATCATGAGAAA GTGGAGGAACTGGACAGGCTGGTGACTGCAATGGCGGGATTTAAGCG CGCTTATATCGTCACAGGGCAGACGTACAGTCGCAAAGTGGATATTGAAGTTCTTTCTGTTCTGGCCAGTCTAGGGGCATCTGTACATAAG ATATGTACTGATATTCGCCTTCTGGCCAACCTCAAAGAATTAGAGGAACCTTTTGAGAAAGACCAAATTG GTTCAAGCGCTATGGCTTATAAACGGAATCCCATGCGTTCAGAGCGATGTTGCAGTTTAGCTCGTCATCTTATGATTCTGATCCAGGACCCCCTTCAGACAGCATCTGTGCAGTGGTTTGAGCGCACTTTAGATGATAGTGCAAACAG GCGCGTGTGTTTACCTGAAGCCTTCCTCACTGCTGACATAATACTTAGCACCCTACAAAATATCTCTGAAGGTCTTGTGGTATATCCCAAG GTTATTGCAAGACGTATTCAGCAAGAGTTGCCTTTCATGTGTACAGAAAATATTATCATGGCTATGGTGAAAGCTGGGGGCAATCGCCAG GATTGTCATGAGAAGATAAGGGTTCTGTCACAGCAGGCAGCTGCTGTTGTGAAGCAAGAAGGGGGTGATAATGACCTCATTGAACGTATTCGTGCGGATCCTTATTTCAGCCCTATTCATGGAGAACTGGAATCTCTTTTGGAGCCCAAATCCTTTACTGGACGTGCTTCCCAGCAG GTAGCAAGATTCCTAAAAGAAGAGGTCCACCCCATGCTTACCCCTTATAAGAGCAAGATGGATGTGACAATGGAGCTGTCTCTTTGA